In Candidatus Contubernalis alkalaceticus, the following proteins share a genomic window:
- the aroC gene encoding chorismate synthase: protein MMRYLSAGESHGPCLMAVIEGLPSNLSLEREKINDQLARRQKGYGRGGRMNIERDRVEVFSGLRFGKTLGSPLTLSITNRDYENWKSNMDPYNPPEITDDAEVILTRPRPGHADLAGALKYHHADLRNVLERASARETAIRVAVGSAARQMLTCFGIEVFSHVVGIGGVKGEPLDLSPGELHRRAEESPVRCADSQVEEQMIWEIDQAKKEGDSLGGVFQIMVTGAPPGLGSHVHWDRKLDARLAGALMSLQAIKGVEVGLGFEAASLRGSKVHDEIYYDNRNYRYFRKTNGAGGIEGGLTNGETILIQCAMKPIPTLYKPLTSVDMISKKSLEAGVERSDVCAVPAASVAGEAIAAWEIACVLREKFGGDSLEEMETAYLNYQKIISGR, encoded by the coding sequence ATGATGAGGTATTTATCAGCCGGTGAATCACACGGTCCCTGTCTGATGGCGGTTATAGAAGGGCTGCCATCTAACTTGAGCCTGGAACGGGAAAAAATAAATGATCAACTGGCCCGTAGACAGAAAGGGTACGGCCGGGGGGGAAGGATGAATATTGAAAGGGACCGGGTAGAGGTCTTTTCTGGTTTGCGTTTTGGAAAAACTTTGGGCAGTCCCTTGACTTTGTCCATTACCAACCGGGATTATGAAAACTGGAAAAGTAATATGGATCCCTATAATCCTCCGGAAATAACTGATGATGCAGAGGTCATTTTGACCCGTCCCCGACCTGGTCATGCCGACCTGGCCGGTGCTCTTAAGTATCATCATGCTGATCTTAGAAATGTCCTGGAAAGGGCCAGCGCCCGGGAAACCGCTATCAGAGTGGCGGTGGGCAGTGCAGCCCGGCAGATGCTTACCTGTTTTGGCATTGAGGTATTCAGCCATGTGGTGGGAATAGGTGGTGTTAAGGGGGAACCTTTGGATCTGTCTCCGGGGGAACTTCATAGACGGGCCGAAGAATCACCGGTGAGGTGTGCTGACTCACAGGTGGAAGAGCAAATGATATGGGAGATTGACCAGGCCAAGAAGGAGGGAGATTCTCTGGGAGGAGTATTTCAAATAATGGTTACCGGGGCGCCTCCTGGATTGGGCAGTCATGTCCATTGGGACCGAAAATTAGATGCCCGACTGGCAGGTGCTCTCATGAGCCTTCAGGCTATAAAGGGTGTGGAAGTAGGGCTGGGTTTTGAGGCGGCTTCTTTAAGGGGTTCCAAAGTTCATGATGAGATATATTATGATAACCGTAATTATAGATATTTTCGAAAAACCAATGGTGCGGGGGGAATTGAGGGAGGACTTACCAATGGGGAGACTATACTGATTCAATGTGCCATGAAACCTATCCCCACCCTGTATAAGCCTCTTACCAGTGTGGACATGATTAGCAAAAAAAGCCTGGAGGCGGGAGTGGAGCGCTCTGATGTATGTGCGGTTCCGGCTGCCAGCGTAGCTGGGGAGGCTATTGCCGCCTGGGAGATTGCCTGTGTTCTCCGGGAAAAATTTGGTGGAGATTCTTTGGAGGAAATGGAGACGGCTTATCTTAATTACCAAAAAATCATTTCCGGCCGTTAA
- a CDS encoding ABC-ATPase domain-containing protein, producing MKSKDYLGSTLKRIEGKGYKAYKDIQGSYDFKEFQLYMDYVQGDPFASPSRLRVRVPQKRAQFPKSFFSSRVRRIALEDYLTREFGEAISRVAKRSRGTGMSGIIYIDNCGQEILERTSMVVTMEYVEARISLGLPAQGRRVLAKEAADMFFKEIPLMVKEAMLYENLDSERIRNHVEGNEDQEFLRQELLKRGLVCFVGDGSILPRKSGVIDLPMDRETATPFSSPRELQVEVDLPNVGRVKGMGIPAGITLIVGGGYHGKSTLLRAVERGVYNHIPGDGRERVVALEDAVKIRAEDKRRVEKVNISPFINNLPFLKDTVGFSTEEASGSTSQAANIMESLEMGARLFLLDEDTSATNFMIRDVRMQSLVSRDKEPITPFIDKVKLLKKDLDVSTIMVLGGSGDYFDVADRVIMMDQYQARDVTSKAREITEQYRTERIEEGGGEFGQIIHRIPLKKGLDPTRKGKTKISARGLYSLQFGRQEIDLSLVEQLVQASQTRAIGDIMLFCGHLIDGKKTLREIIEITLQQIEIQGLDLLSPYRGQHPGEYALPRKYEIAAAFNRLRTFHAF from the coding sequence ATGAAGTCAAAGGATTATCTGGGAAGTACTCTAAAACGAATAGAAGGAAAAGGTTATAAAGCATATAAGGATATTCAGGGCAGTTACGATTTTAAAGAGTTTCAACTGTACATGGACTATGTGCAGGGGGACCCCTTTGCCTCTCCCTCCCGATTAAGAGTCAGGGTGCCCCAGAAAAGAGCTCAGTTTCCTAAAAGCTTTTTTTCATCCCGGGTACGGAGGATTGCCCTGGAGGATTACCTTACCCGGGAGTTTGGTGAGGCCATCAGCCGGGTGGCTAAAAGGAGCCGGGGGACCGGTATGAGTGGAATTATTTATATCGATAACTGTGGTCAGGAAATTTTAGAAAGAACCTCCATGGTGGTAACAATGGAATATGTGGAGGCCAGGATTTCCTTAGGGCTCCCTGCTCAGGGAAGGAGGGTTCTGGCTAAGGAAGCAGCCGACATGTTTTTTAAAGAGATACCTCTTATGGTGAAGGAGGCAATGCTCTATGAAAATCTGGACTCTGAAAGAATAAGAAACCATGTGGAGGGAAACGAAGACCAGGAATTTTTAAGGCAGGAGCTTTTGAAGAGAGGCCTGGTTTGTTTTGTGGGAGATGGTTCCATATTACCTCGAAAAAGCGGGGTAATAGATCTGCCCATGGATCGGGAAACAGCGACACCCTTTTCTTCTCCCCGGGAACTACAGGTGGAAGTTGATCTGCCTAATGTCGGAAGAGTGAAGGGTATGGGTATCCCCGCAGGGATTACTCTTATTGTAGGCGGTGGATATCATGGAAAGTCTACCCTGCTTCGGGCGGTGGAAAGGGGGGTGTATAACCATATACCTGGAGACGGCCGGGAAAGAGTGGTTGCACTGGAGGACGCAGTTAAAATCCGAGCTGAAGACAAAAGAAGGGTAGAGAAGGTAAATATCAGTCCCTTTATCAACAATCTTCCTTTCTTAAAAGATACTGTAGGTTTTTCCACAGAAGAGGCCAGCGGTTCTACCTCTCAGGCGGCTAACATTATGGAATCTTTGGAGATGGGGGCCCGGTTGTTTCTTTTAGATGAGGATACCTCGGCCACCAATTTTATGATTCGGGATGTGCGTATGCAGTCTTTGGTGTCCAGGGATAAAGAGCCTATTACTCCTTTTATCGACAAGGTTAAACTCTTAAAAAAGGATCTGGATGTTTCCACAATCATGGTGCTGGGGGGATCAGGGGATTATTTTGACGTGGCTGACCGGGTAATTATGATGGATCAGTACCAGGCTCGGGATGTAACCTCAAAGGCTAGAGAAATTACCGAACAATACCGGACTGAACGTATTGAGGAGGGCGGCGGAGAATTTGGTCAAATAATTCATCGTATACCGTTAAAAAAAGGCCTGGATCCTACCCGTAAAGGAAAGACTAAGATTTCTGCCAGGGGCCTTTACAGCCTGCAGTTCGGTCGCCAGGAAATTGATCTATCATTGGTGGAGCAGCTGGTGCAGGCAAGTCAAACCCGGGCTATTGGAGATATCATGTTATTTTGCGGTCATCTAATTGATGGGAAAAAAACTTTACGGGAAATAATTGAAATTACCCTGCAGCAGATAGAAATACAGGGTCTGGATCTGCTGTCGCCCTATCGGGGGCAGCATCCAGGGGAGTATGCCCTACCCCGGAAATATGAAATTGCCGCTGCTTTTAACCGTCTTAGAACCTTTCATGCCTTTTAA
- a CDS encoding histidinol-phosphatase HisJ family protein, with protein sequence MIDYHLHTVRCGHAEGTLEQYWREAVCKGLKEIGFADHFPLDVLNFEPPEKVTMEGWELPQYIGEVLQLSLKNGSPNVKLGIEVDFLPGLEKAIYEELSHYPFDYVIGSVHFLEDWDFTNPACAGAYEKCTAEEILTLYEKYYILIEKLAEAELCDIVGHLDVIKKFGYRPPGGTAHLIERVTDLLREADLCIELNTAGLYTSASEVYPSKEILESCFRRGIPVTLGSDAHRPEDVGRDLEMALDLLREIGYREIAVFKDRKRGSLKI encoded by the coding sequence ATGATTGATTATCACCTGCATACAGTTCGGTGTGGTCATGCTGAGGGAACTCTGGAGCAGTACTGGCGGGAGGCAGTCTGTAAGGGGTTAAAGGAGATCGGATTTGCAGACCATTTTCCCTTGGATGTACTAAATTTTGAACCTCCGGAAAAAGTTACCATGGAGGGATGGGAGCTTCCTCAGTACATAGGGGAGGTTTTGCAGTTGTCTTTAAAAAATGGCAGCCCCAATGTTAAGTTGGGGATAGAGGTTGATTTTTTGCCCGGGCTGGAAAAGGCAATTTATGAGGAGCTGTCTCATTATCCCTTTGATTATGTGATTGGTTCTGTGCATTTTTTGGAGGATTGGGATTTTACCAATCCGGCCTGTGCCGGGGCCTATGAAAAATGTACGGCAGAAGAAATTCTAACTCTTTATGAAAAATATTATATTTTAATAGAAAAGCTGGCAGAGGCTGAGCTGTGTGATATCGTAGGTCATTTGGACGTGATAAAAAAGTTTGGTTATCGTCCCCCAGGTGGCACAGCTCATTTAATAGAAAGGGTTACGGATCTTTTGAGGGAGGCGGATCTCTGTATTGAACTAAACACCGCCGGTCTTTATACTTCAGCCAGTGAGGTTTATCCTTCTAAAGAAATTTTGGAGAGCTGTTTTCGCAGGGGAATTCCGGTAACTCTGGGTTCTGATGCCCATAGACCGGAGGATGTTGGCCGAGACCTGGAAATGGCCTTGGATTTACTGAGGGAGATAGGATACCGGGAAATTGCTGTTTTCAAGGATAGAAAACGGGGGTCATTGAAAATTTGA
- a CDS encoding methylated-DNA--[protein]-cysteine S-methyltransferase, producing MYYFKMFTLWGDILILYGPRGLQELKFLQRDNGYENVSILTMGRIERIWPEFSHALEHYFKGKRGVDFNQFSIDLKEYPPFTARVLDYIRRIPYGRVCSYSHVAQAMGCQQGSRAVGRALSRNQLPVIIPCHRVVSLDGGLGGYSGGLVKKVGLLYLEGVKFNELGRIDDEVFISR from the coding sequence TTGTATTATTTTAAAATGTTTACCCTGTGGGGAGATATTTTAATATTATACGGTCCCCGGGGGCTTCAAGAGTTGAAATTTTTACAGCGGGACAACGGTTATGAGAACGTGAGCATACTGACTATGGGAAGGATTGAAAGAATCTGGCCGGAGTTTTCCCATGCCCTTGAGCACTATTTTAAGGGAAAAAGAGGTGTGGATTTTAACCAGTTTTCTATTGACTTAAAGGAATATCCTCCTTTTACGGCCAGAGTACTGGATTATATACGCCGTATTCCTTATGGCCGTGTTTGTTCATATTCTCATGTAGCTCAGGCTATGGGCTGCCAACAGGGAAGCCGGGCTGTGGGCAGGGCTTTGAGCCGAAACCAACTGCCGGTGATTATACCCTGTCACCGGGTGGTCAGCCTGGATGGAGGGCTGGGGGGTTATTCAGGCGGCCTGGTGAAAAAGGTAGGCCTTTTATATTTGGAAGGGGTTAAATTTAATGAACTGGGGAGAATTGATGATGAGGTATTTATCAGCCGGTGA
- a CDS encoding HD domain-containing protein, producing MQETKLITLEDIKQDQQVKIYIEKANDQLGALGFTEHGFRHCNLVAKIAYNILSRLGYPEREAQLAGIAGYLHDIGNVVSRYGHAQTGANICLNILDRIGMPYHEIADIVSAIGNHDEKEGRVVNPVSAALILADKSDVHRSRVRNADCSNFDIHDRVNFAVQRSFLRIDKDSKMITLELVIDPVISQVMEYFEIFLSRMILCRRAADFLNTQFSLVINDTRLL from the coding sequence ATGCAGGAAACTAAGCTGATTACCCTGGAGGATATTAAGCAAGACCAGCAGGTAAAGATATATATTGAAAAGGCTAATGATCAACTGGGAGCTTTAGGTTTTACCGAGCATGGTTTTCGGCATTGTAATCTGGTGGCCAAAATTGCTTACAATATTTTGTCCCGGTTGGGTTACCCGGAGAGAGAAGCTCAGTTGGCGGGGATTGCGGGATACCTGCATGATATCGGAAATGTGGTGAGCCGATACGGCCACGCTCAGACGGGGGCCAATATTTGTTTGAATATCTTAGATCGGATAGGAATGCCCTATCATGAGATTGCTGATATTGTTTCCGCTATAGGAAACCATGATGAGAAGGAGGGACGGGTGGTTAATCCAGTTTCAGCAGCCCTTATTCTGGCCGATAAATCCGACGTGCATCGTTCCAGGGTCAGGAATGCAGACTGTTCCAACTTTGATATTCATGACCGTGTAAACTTTGCGGTCCAGAGGTCTTTTTTACGGATTGACAAGGACTCCAAAATGATTACTCTGGAGCTGGTCATTGATCCTGTAATTAGTCAGGTTATGGAGTATTTTGAAATATTTTTGAGCCGCATGATCCTGTGCCGCAGGGCAGCGGACTTTCTAAATACCCAGTTTTCTCTGGTTATCAATGATACCAGGCTGCTATAA
- the aroB gene encoding 3-dehydroquinate synthase, with amino-acid sequence MKIKELSVELESRSYIIKVGYDFLESLGEELKRLGFKGQLLVITDENVFPLYGTKCLRGLESAGFSAKIEVVPAGEGSKSWPAMDKLLTSALEFGMDRDSGIVALGGGVVGDLAGFVAATYLRGVSYVQVPTTLLAQVDSSVGGKVAINHPRAKNMIGAFYQPQLVFIDLKTLETLPERELRSGMAEVVKYGIIRDRDFFDYLLNELTLELKQTKDFYQSIVYRSCAIKAEVVSVDERESGLRAILNFGHTLGHTLESSASYKYFNHGEAVNYGMLLASRLACSRGLLDRDSLTTIEKLLFRLGFKELPSDLTVEGIKEGLKYDKKRREGKIVFILPEEIGKVREYTDIPGECLDWLITDFLKEFKKK; translated from the coding sequence ATGAAAATCAAGGAACTGTCTGTAGAGCTGGAAAGCCGCAGTTATATTATAAAAGTTGGATATGATTTTTTAGAATCCCTGGGGGAGGAACTGAAACGCCTGGGGTTTAAGGGCCAGCTGTTGGTTATTACCGATGAGAATGTGTTTCCTCTATATGGAACAAAATGCCTGCGGGGTCTTGAAAGTGCTGGTTTTTCTGCTAAAATTGAGGTTGTTCCTGCAGGAGAAGGTTCTAAAAGTTGGCCGGCCATGGATAAACTGCTGACTTCTGCTCTGGAGTTTGGAATGGACCGGGATTCAGGAATTGTTGCTTTAGGGGGCGGTGTGGTGGGTGATTTGGCCGGATTTGTAGCTGCCACCTATCTTCGGGGGGTCTCATATGTTCAGGTTCCTACTACGCTGCTGGCTCAGGTGGACAGCAGTGTAGGGGGAAAGGTGGCCATCAACCACCCCCGGGCAAAGAATATGATCGGTGCCTTTTACCAGCCACAACTGGTGTTTATTGATTTAAAAACATTGGAAACTTTGCCTGAAAGGGAATTAAGGTCCGGTATGGCTGAGGTGGTTAAGTACGGCATAATTAGGGACCGGGATTTTTTTGATTACTTGTTGAATGAATTAACTCTAGAACTTAAACAAACAAAAGATTTTTATCAGAGTATTGTTTACAGGTCATGTGCTATAAAGGCAGAAGTGGTTTCTGTAGATGAAAGAGAAAGTGGCCTTAGAGCCATTTTAAACTTTGGGCATACCCTGGGTCATACCCTGGAGTCATCTGCTTCCTATAAGTATTTCAATCACGGGGAAGCAGTGAATTACGGGATGCTGCTGGCCTCCCGCCTGGCTTGCAGCCGGGGGCTTTTAGACAGAGATTCCCTGACAACTATTGAAAAATTATTATTTCGCCTGGGGTTTAAGGAACTGCCATCGGATTTGACTGTGGAAGGGATTAAAGAAGGGTTGAAGTATGATAAAAAACGTCGAGAGGGAAAAATAGTTTTTATTCTTCCGGAAGAAATAGGGAAAGTCCGGGAATATACCGACATTCCTGGGGAATGTTTAGACTGGCTCATAACAGATTTTTTGAAAGAATTTAAAAAAAAGTAA
- the secD gene encoding protein translocase subunit SecD encodes MKKKTKKGKQTARKSLSLFLGLLILLSAVSYLTYSQIQSHLKLGLDLEGGVYVLLEAREEDGEVEKDTIERAITIIRNRIDEFGVTEPVIQQEGDKRIRVELPGIDDPGRAIDIIGRTALLTFEDPQENVVLTGANLKEATFTLDRFGHPAVGLEFDGEGAAKFKEATRKLAGTGLPIYIKLDGEVVSEPRVENVIDDGNAIITGRFSAQEVNDLVLILRSGALPVELVELETRTVGSTLGRDSLDRSLRAGFIGFGLLFIFMLLVYRTIGLIASFSLGVYVALVLGILTALNATLTLPGIAGLILSVGMAVDANVIIFERFKEEFRSGRTLRSALEAGFKNALSTIMDANITTLIAAGVLFYFGTGPVRGFAVTLTVGILTSMFTAIVLTRYLLRYLIGANIITNPKLFGVRGIEDYVTSTDH; translated from the coding sequence ATGAAGAAAAAGACAAAAAAAGGGAAACAGACCGCCCGTAAATCCCTCTCCTTGTTTTTAGGTTTGTTGATTCTGCTTTCCGCTGTTTCTTACCTGACTTACAGCCAGATCCAGTCCCATCTAAAACTAGGACTTGATCTGGAGGGGGGCGTGTATGTGCTTCTTGAGGCCAGGGAAGAGGACGGTGAAGTGGAGAAGGATACTATAGAGAGGGCTATTACCATTATTCGAAACAGGATTGACGAGTTCGGTGTAACGGAGCCTGTTATACAGCAGGAGGGGGACAAACGAATAAGGGTAGAACTTCCCGGCATCGATGACCCGGGACGAGCTATTGATATTATAGGCCGTACTGCCCTCTTAACTTTCGAGGATCCCCAGGAGAACGTTGTGCTCACCGGGGCCAACCTGAAAGAGGCAACTTTCACTCTGGACAGGTTTGGACATCCGGCGGTAGGCCTTGAATTTGACGGGGAGGGAGCGGCTAAATTTAAAGAGGCTACCAGAAAGCTGGCGGGCACCGGACTTCCCATCTATATTAAGTTGGACGGCGAGGTAGTTTCAGAGCCCCGTGTGGAAAATGTAATTGACGACGGAAATGCTATTATTACCGGTAGATTTTCTGCTCAGGAGGTAAATGATCTGGTGCTGATATTACGCTCTGGAGCACTTCCGGTTGAGTTAGTGGAACTAGAAACCCGTACTGTGGGGTCTACCCTGGGAAGGGATTCCCTGGACAGGAGTTTGAGGGCAGGGTTTATCGGTTTTGGGTTGTTGTTTATCTTTATGCTGTTGGTGTACCGGACGATAGGTCTTATTGCCAGTTTTTCTCTAGGGGTTTACGTGGCCCTGGTTTTAGGTATTTTGACGGCCTTGAATGCTACTTTGACCCTGCCGGGAATAGCAGGATTGATACTTTCTGTGGGGATGGCGGTTGATGCCAATGTGATTATTTTTGAAAGGTTTAAGGAGGAATTCCGCAGCGGCCGAACTTTACGGTCTGCGTTAGAAGCGGGGTTTAAAAATGCTTTAAGCACCATAATGGATGCCAATATCACCACCTTGATTGCTGCCGGTGTCCTCTTTTATTTCGGTACCGGGCCGGTTAGAGGTTTTGCGGTAACTCTTACGGTAGGAATTTTGACCAGTATGTTTACGGCTATTGTGCTAACCCGTTACTTGCTCCGGTATCTTATTGGTGCCAATATTATTACTAATCCGAAACTGTTCGGAGTCAGGGGGATAGAAGATTATGTCACGTCTACGGATCATTAA
- the secF gene encoding protein translocase subunit SecF produces MSRLRIINYRKYTFLFSSFIIVIGIISLAVNGLNMGIDFTGGTVLHYRIGQSYEVEEVREILQDFNLEGSTIQKTGHEGIFDAEKDEVIIKTVYLSEEERREIFQEFQDRWDLTEEAIISEDNVGPVIGEELKRNAFLALLVATAAMIAYITIRFEFKFALSAIVALVHDLIILLAIFSLLRIEVNSEFVAAILTIFGYSINDTIVVFDRIRENLKVMKKDKIIAIVNESINQTITRSINTSVTTLLALTALFVFGGITLRPLITALLVGVISGTYSSIFIASPVWFTLKQMEVSGRK; encoded by the coding sequence ATGTCACGTCTACGGATCATTAATTATCGGAAATATACCTTTCTTTTCTCCTCGTTTATCATCGTAATAGGAATCATCTCCCTGGCAGTAAACGGGCTGAATATGGGAATTGACTTTACCGGTGGTACCGTGCTTCATTATAGAATCGGACAATCCTATGAAGTGGAGGAGGTCCGGGAGATTTTGCAGGATTTCAATCTGGAGGGAAGTACTATTCAAAAGACAGGGCACGAAGGCATTTTTGATGCGGAAAAAGATGAGGTCATCATAAAGACGGTTTATCTTTCCGAGGAAGAACGCCGGGAAATATTTCAGGAATTTCAGGACAGATGGGACTTAACAGAGGAAGCTATTATCAGCGAAGATAACGTGGGCCCTGTAATTGGTGAGGAGTTGAAGCGTAATGCTTTCCTGGCTTTGTTGGTAGCTACTGCAGCCATGATTGCCTACATCACCATACGGTTTGAATTTAAGTTTGCCCTTTCGGCCATTGTTGCCCTGGTCCACGATCTCATTATTCTGCTGGCGATATTCTCTCTGCTGAGGATTGAGGTAAACAGTGAATTCGTGGCGGCCATTTTAACTATCTTTGGTTATTCTATTAACGATACCATCGTGGTCTTTGACCGAATTCGGGAAAATTTAAAAGTTATGAAAAAGGACAAAATTATTGCCATTGTTAATGAAAGTATTAACCAGACCATAACCCGTTCCATCAATACTTCTGTAACTACACTGTTGGCACTGACGGCCTTGTTTGTCTTTGGAGGTATTACCCTTCGTCCCTTAATTACAGCGCTGCTGGTGGGGGTTATCAGTGGAACTTATTCATCGATCTTTATAGCCAGTCCAGTCTGGTTTACTTTGAAGCAGATGGAGGTTTCGGGGAGGAAATAA